In Cydia amplana chromosome 25, ilCydAmpl1.1, whole genome shotgun sequence, one genomic interval encodes:
- the LOC134659644 gene encoding CD63 antigen-like, translating into MGGKAGRTSKLAATVLLVVNFVVMMACGAVFAFSLWVIVSPTTLSPVIDKIDSPVVKTLLAPHTLTASLGVALALLALFFFFVAFMGFCGALTQSQFLLVMYSALILLLLLLECALFYYFSSTLLEKGLLREDGQWTHALRIAFTCCENVNASTTEPAKLPWSCCGRAGYPDNCTAANIYQKDCLQTIAGWLRRYQTAAYASLVATHVILSSCALLRRRS; encoded by the exons ATGGGCGGGAAAGCGGGACGAACTTCAAAACTCGCAGCGACGGTGCTGCTGGTAGTCAACTTCGTTGTTATG ATGGCGTGCGGAGCGGTATTCGCGTTCAGCCTTTGGGTGATCGTCTCACCTACCACACTCTCGCCGGTCATCGACAAGATTGACAGCCCTGTGGTCAAG ACCCTGCTGGCGCCTCACACGTTGACCGCATCCCTGGGCGTGGCTCTAGCTCTGCTGGCGCTGTTCTTCTTCTTCGTGGCCTTCATGGGGTTCTGCGGGGCGCTTACACAATCACAGTTCTTGCTGGTCATG TATTCAGCACTTATTCTGCTACTACTTCTACTGGAATGTGCGCTGTTTTATTACTTCTCGTCTACGCTACTTGAG AAAGGTCTACTTAGAGAAGATGGACAGTGGACACACGCGCTTCGCATCGCGTTTACCTGCTGCGAGAATGTCAA TGCGAGTACAACCGAACCAGCTAAGCTACCGTGGTCCTGCTGCGGCCGTGCCGGCTACCCTGACAACTGCACTGCCGCCAACATATACCAAAAA GACTGTCTACAAACGATAGCAGGTTGGCTACGCCGCTACCAAACAGCGGCGTACGCGTCGCTTGTAGCCACACATGTGATACTGTCCTCGTGTGCGTTGCTGCGGCGACGGAGCTAG